The nucleotide sequence ATCACGCTAGCTGTGCTAGTggcagtcatcatcatcatcgtcaggAGGAAGAGGACTAAGAGTAGGGGGTGCCGGTGTGTCCTGTCCCATTGGGGATGAAGTGTCAGCTGTGGGAGAGAGTGGCCCTGCAGCGTGTGACGGATAGGATCCGAGTGGTCAGCTGCTAGGCGTTTGGTCCTGTTGTAATGGTTCTTGGGGACAGGTCTAGGATCCGCTTACCCTCCTGAAATCGTAACCTTGAACTGAGaggaaaaacacaaaactgactgTAGAGCAGTGTCTAGGGGGAAACCTCATTCTAATCCACAAGCCCACTGGGATTGTGCTCAACACAGTGGGATCAGCGAGGGCCAATGGGTCATCTTTACCAATACCAAGTGACTAATAGTCTCTGTCTGAGCCCTAGAGATCCCACATATTGAAAAACAATGTATCTCCAATGAATACAATTGACAGTTTGTAGCCTATAAACTATCAtaaacatttgtatttattatgaatcctcatgctgccaaggcagcagctactcttcctggggtccagctaaattaaggcagtttataccattTTTAAAACAGTACAATACATTCACAGTTTTCACAACACACTctgtgccctcaggcctctactccaccactaccacatatttacaacacaaaatccatttgtgtatagtgcgtatgttatcatgtgtgtgtgtgtatgcatgtatctgtgcctatgtttgtgttgcctCACAGTCCCAGCAGTTCcatattaatattagctctctgtgtacatccaaggcccagccgtgctgccctgttctgagccaattgcaattttcctaagtccctttttgtggcacctgaccacacgactgaacagtagtccaggtgcgacaaaactagggcctgtaggacctgccttgttgatagtgttgttaagaaggtagaaactagggcctgtaggacctgccttgttgatagtgttgttaagaaggtagaaactagggcctgtaggacctgccttgttgatagtgttgttaagaaggcagagtagcgctttattatggacttttcccatcttagctactgttgtatcaatatgttttgaccatgacagtttacaatccagggttactccaagcagtttggtcacctcaatttgctcaatttccatattatttattacaagatttagttgaggtttagggtttagtgaatgatttgtcccaaatacaatgattTTAGTTGTAGAAATATTTatgactaacttattccttgccacccactctgaaactcaCTGCacctctttgttaagtgttgcagtcatttcagtcgctgtagtagctgacatgtatagtgttgagtcatccgcatacgtAGACACACTGggtttactcaaagccagtggcatgtcattagtaaagattgaaaaaagtaaggggcctagactgATCGTGTATCGTGTAGGCCAACAATAGACTGCCCTGTATGACTTGTTAGTGTGTATCACTCTGTGTCCTAATCTCATGTCTTTGTATACTTGTAATCATAGGGAGTTCATAGGGCATCTGGACTGATGGCAGAAGTATTTTTCTCTCTTGGCTCCAGAGACATGTTATCTATGGATGGCCAACTCAAGCACTTGTTTAGTTTGATTTATTGTGCGATTGTATTGGGGGGCTAAAGATGATGTGTAATGCCATTGTAAATACATAATATGTTATTCTGTAAATTAAACCATAATAATTTGCTATATATGAAATTCAATAAAATACAACTGTATGTTGCAGCTTTCCCTTTTTCAAATTGATGTTATCTGTTGTAGAAGCTTTGATTGTGCCAGAAATGTTGCTGTTCTATGCGCGCACTGCTTCTTTGAGACACTGCTGCCCCCTAGTGGGGGTTTTATGTCCCAACGCTGGTTCAAGACCCTTGGCgagaatacagagagaaagagctgaCCATGATACACAGGCTGAGAAAGGTAGAAAATagtcagagacagagtacagGATGAATTAATACCATAGTCTACCACAGAGTCTGATTCTGATTTTAGTATGTAAATGAACTGACATACGTAGATAGTTAAGTCATCTTGAGCTGTCATTTGTAGCGATATGGCATCTCCACATGAAGCAGTTTTTCTAGGTTGTGACAGTCAAAGACCACTAATACAAATAAGGAAAGGCTTTGTTTGTTCTGATAGATTGATAGAATAACTTTTGACGTTCTCATCCTATGCTTATCGCTTCCTCATCATCATTCTAGATCCAGCAAGGGCGTATGAAGCAGTGAACCATATATACGTATATACTGTTGAATTGAGAGTTGTGTCCCAGATACATATTATTCTAAAGGCAGATTCTGAATGTTGCCCCATGTTGCATCATTGAGGTCCAGATAGGTAACAATAAATATAATGTTAAATGTACAGTGTAATTATTTATATATTAAATTATACTTTGGACAATATAATCAAGCATATATAAGCAATTCTAGGCCTGTTTTTCATTGTCCACTCATACAATAAATGGGTGTACCAGTTATTGCAGACAAGCGTCTCTGGAATGTAATGACAGGGAGGGAACTAATGACAAGTAGCGTACAGCAAAGCAATGCTGTCGAAATCACATGATCCGCTTTTCAGCTTGCATGCAGTTGGTATTAAAATGTTTCCAGCATCACAAACTGTCAACTGCGTACATTGTGACAATATTTCCAGAAAATACACATGTCCCTCGGCTCTTTTGTAACTAGCTAGCGATATATTTTATGACATCGTGGCTCAGTCACGTTTCCGCAGAACTTAGCATTTAGTGGAAACTAGCTGTACCCTTGCAACTGTTATTGTTGCTTGGATCCAAAAGTGACAGGCAGAAAGAACGAAAGTGCGAGGGGGACTGCGAATTAGCTGGGTTAGCTAGCTACTAGTAGGGCTGAAGCAAAGCGAGGCCTGACTGAGTGAGAGGATCGTGTTCCCTTCCGACAGAAACACGGCGAAATCATGGCCAACATCGCGGTTCAAAGGATAAAACGGGAATTTAAAGAGGTTCTCAAAAGCGAGGAGGTGGGCTTATTTTTTTCAATCGACTGTGAACGATAcgctaaatagctagctagcaagctaacgctAGCTGAGTTGGTGTCTAACACGATTGCCTGTTGTTGAAAATGAGTGttttattagctagctactgaGGTTACTTAGCCAGATGTTAACAAAGGTGAAGGACAAGGCGCTAACTACCCTGTTTGCAAACGAAGGCCAAGGAAGGAACGCGTGACTGGATTTTTCGCAACGTTGCTTAACGTTATGCTGCTAATTTAACTAGCCTACAGGATATTCCCTGCCTTGATGTTAGCGTTTCCAGCTAAGGTAGCTAGCTAAGCATTGAAAGAAGTCACGGTGGTTTAATATGAGGCTTAATTAACCTTTCTAACGCCAGACTAGGGGTGGTAGCTAACTAGTCAACTAAGAAGTATGATATTTGCCACCCACAGTTAACGCTGTGTTTTTACTACCAGGGTGTCAACTTCTGCCGCATTGACAGATTTGGGTTCGAAAGCTAGCGTGACATTTTCTACCTACTTGTCCTGTTGCAGGTGATTATGACATGCTTCATGCAAAGAAAGTTAAAGGTATTGCGCAACATAAGTGTCATGTCATGGTAGTATTTTAACAGTAAATGGAGTTAACGTTCGCCAACAAGTTTAGCATATCCCGTAAGAATGTGTAGCACAACTTGGACATGACAAACTTCTCAAACTGTTGCTTCTTATCAAATTATATCAAATATTCAAGTGGAAGGAGACAGGTCATGTGAACGTATTAGCTGTCACCGATCGTTCTGTGAGTATGTCTGTTGAGAGGAAGTTGGGTAGAGATGAGGTACCCTCTTATGGCTACCCCTCCTTTCCTTACACCCCAGCACATGCTCTGTGACAGAACCAACTGATGACCTCTGCTTCTCTCCTTCTCTGACAGACGAGTAAAAACCAGATAAAGGTGGACCTAGTGGATGAGAACTTCACAGAGCTGAAGGGGGAGATCGCAGGGCCACCTGACACGCCGTATGAAGGTGAGAGGCCAGGGTTTGCTGACTTGGGACTGTGGACACACCTAACTGGTTTACCTGGGACAGACTTACCTGTGTTTAGTTGAGGGCTGAGGCAGACTTACTTAGCTTACCTGGGTCAAACTCTAGTCTGTCTAATGCGCCACAATAGGATTCAAAGCAGTTTTCCATCAAGGGAGCTAGGCTTGTGTCATGCAAAAGGTTACAGAAGATTTGAGCAGTCGCTTGATCCCATATTTTAGTTAGTACTTGTGCATATGTTGGTGTTCTTGCTGTCATAACTATCTGCTTTCTGTATTTTTCAGGTGGCAGATATCAACTAGAAATTAAAATTCCAGAAACATATCCCTTCAATCCACCAAAGGTATGTATAAAAAATAACATTCTAATGTTTATTGTTCAGTTGTGAATGTTGTCAACATTGACCTGGGCCAGGGTGAAGTTGCTAATTCACTTGCTTGTTTATGTGCTTCCCAGGTGCGATTTATCACAAAGATCTGGCATCCCAACATCAGCTCAGTCACAGGTGCTATATGTCTGGACATCCTCAAAGACCAGTGGTAAGTCACTCTGTTCCAATACtctttaaagttttttttttttttcattgtcATGTCTTAGTTACGGATGATCCCAGTTCTTAGTACTCTAATACCATCTCCTCTGTGTGTCTGACAGGGCGGCAGCTATGACGCTGAGGACAGTGCTGTTGTCACTACAGGCCTTACTGGCAGCTGCAGAACCAGATGACCCACAGGATGCTGTGGTGGCCAATCAGGTGAGAGGAACACTgggtgtctatgtctgtgtgtgagagagggagagtatgcATAATAAGTATGCCTCTGTTTGTAGATTTTGCCATTTGTTCGTTGAGTAAATGTGATTTACTAAATTGTCACCTAGTGAGGTTTCTATGCTGCTGTCTTGCTGCCTGCTCGCTATTGTGATGTGttctttatttctttctctcttttttgctCTCTCCCCCCCAGTATAAGCAGAATCCAGAGATGTTCAAACAGACGGCCAGACTCTGGTCTCATGTGTACGCCGGCGCCCCCTCCTCCAGCCCAGAGTACACACGCAAAATAGACAAACTCTGTGCCATGGGCTTTGACAAAGTGAGTGACCAACCCCTTATTACTGTCTCATACCTTCATAAGTCATTTACGCTTTATGGTATTACAAGACCACTGTTGATAGGTGGTGTTCTTTGATCTCATTTTAATATGGTTCACCAATGGATCTGTTTTGTGTTTTGAATACTGTAGCACAGTTATGACAGTGTTCTAAACTTCTTACACTACTGTTTGTCCCGTCTCCACAGAATGCAGTAATAGTGGCGTTGTCGTCGAAATCCTGGGATGTGGAGACAGCAACAGAGCTACTGCTCAGTAACTGAGTCTCAACGCCCCCATCTGACCCCTCTCCTTCAGTCTCCCTCCATCTGAAGCCCTCTTCTCGGCTGTCCCTCTGACCCCTCACCCCTCTTATCTACCTGTTGGATACCCCCTCTCAACCTCCTGGCATTTCTCCCATTGTCATCATCTCTGTACCACTCTCCATCTTCCTTGCCATCTTCACGTTGGCACTGTTCCCTGCCATCATTTCACATACCTCAATCAAATGACTCCTTCCCTTAGGCCATGTGccattcctctccctctctactcatGCTATTCATGTCCATTACCATCCCAACTCCTTCAGACTCGCTGGCTTTGTCTAAACACTCCACTGGCGTCCTATGATGTATACAATCCTTTCACATCAGTTATGACCTTGAAAGTAAGGAAGTGTTGTAAGATTGTTAGAACAGAGAAATCTCCACCATTTTGGCACTTACCACATCACTGGTGTTTCCTAGCACTTGCAGTAGCCACATGATGTATCAACTGTCTTAGTCTTACCATCCTAAACTCTCCACCCCATCAGCAGGGAGCCCCACCCCTCTCAACCCTGTCATGACTATCATCATCACTCTTTCTTCTTCCCCCATTTTTTATCTGGTTCTGGCCTCCTACAAGAAGATGATTAGATTCCCGTTtttaaaaagagagaaagaaaacagaaaCGCTCAGTGTACTGTCCACTGA is from Salvelinus namaycush isolate Seneca chromosome 17, SaNama_1.0, whole genome shotgun sequence and encodes:
- the LOC120062032 gene encoding ubiquitin-conjugating enzyme E2 K isoform X2; this encodes MLAFPAKTSKNQIKVDLVDENFTELKGEIAGPPDTPYEGGRYQLEIKIPETYPFNPPKVRFITKIWHPNISSVTGAICLDILKDQWAAAMTLRTVLLSLQALLAAAEPDDPQDAVVANQYKQNPEMFKQTARLWSHVYAGAPSSSPEYTRKIDKLCAMGFDKNAVIVALSSKSWDVETATELLLSN
- the LOC120062032 gene encoding ubiquitin-conjugating enzyme E2 K isoform X1, with translation MANIAVQRIKREFKEVLKSEETSKNQIKVDLVDENFTELKGEIAGPPDTPYEGGRYQLEIKIPETYPFNPPKVRFITKIWHPNISSVTGAICLDILKDQWAAAMTLRTVLLSLQALLAAAEPDDPQDAVVANQYKQNPEMFKQTARLWSHVYAGAPSSSPEYTRKIDKLCAMGFDKNAVIVALSSKSWDVETATELLLSN